A genomic window from Lotus japonicus ecotype B-129 chromosome 1, LjGifu_v1.2 includes:
- the LOC130737806 gene encoding uncharacterized protein LOC130737806, which translates to MPNRHYEAKKVLCPMGMEYEKIHACPNDCILYRKEFENYDHCPKCKASRYKKKDGDSSDDVSTKGPPAKVLWYLPIISRFKRLFSNANDAKNLRWHAEERNEDGKIRHVADSLQWKKIDLKFQNFGKESRNLRLGLATDGMNLYGSLSCNHSSWPVLLIIYNLSPLLCMKRKYMMLSMMIPGAKQPGNDIDVYPSPLIDDLRLLWEQGVDVLDAYSGEHFNMRAMLFCTINDFPAYGNLSGYSVKGHKACPICEKDTSYHQLNHGRKTVYLGHRKFLDRHHPYRKLKKAFNGKSEYGVAPKPLTGEEVYQRQQHVKVIFGKKQKKLAEKNVWKKRSVFFDLPYWSSVDVRHCIDLMHVEKNVCESLIGTLLHINGKTKDGLSARLDLAEMGIRQQLTPQQIGNKTYLPPACHTLSKKEKTSFCECLQGIKVPQGYSSKSRDLA; encoded by the coding sequence ATGCCGAATCGTCATTATGAAGCCAAGAAAGTATTGTGTCCGATGGGCATGGAGTATGAAAAAATACATGCATGCCCTAATGATTGCATCTTATACAgaaaagagtttgaaaactATGATCATTGTCCGAAGTGCAAGGCGTCACGCTACAAAAAGAAAGATGGTGATTCTAGTGATGATGTGAGCACAAAGGGTCCTCCTGCAAAAGTGTTATGGTACCTACCAATAATTTCAAGGTTCAAGAGATTGTTCTCTAATGCAAATGACGCAAAGAACCTTAGATGGCATGCAGAAGAGAGAAATGAAGATGGAAAAATTCGCCATGTAGCTGATTCTTTGCAATGgaagaaaattgatttgaagTTTCAAAATTTTGGCAAAGAGTCGAGAAACCTTAGACTTGGACTTGCTACCGATGGAATGAATCTGTATGGTAGTCTAAGTTGTAACCATAGTTCATGGCCTGTTCTCTTGATAATTTACAACCTATCTCCTTTGCTGTGCATGAAGCGTAAATATATGATGTTATCTATGATGATTCCGGGCGCAAAACAACCAGGAAACGACATAGATGTTTATCCAAGTCCGTTGATTGATGATTTAAGATTGTTGTGGGAGCAAGGAGTTGATGTTCTTGATGCGTATTCTGGTGAACATTTCAATATGCGTGCCATGTTGTTTTGCACCATCAACGACTTTCCAGCATACGGTAATTTGTCTGGTTACAGCGTTAAAGGGCATAAAGCGTGTCCTATATGTGAGAAAGATACAAGTTACCATCAGCTTAATCATGGAAGGAAGACCGTTTATCTTGGGCATCGGAAATTTTTAGACCGTCATCATCCATATCGTAAATTGAAGAAAGCTTTCAACGGAAAATCAGAGTATGGTGTTGCGCCAAAACCCTTGACTGGAGAGGAAGTTTATCAACGACAACAACATGTGAAGGTTATCTTtggaaagaaacaaaagaagcttGCTGAAAAAAATGTATGGAAAAAGAGGTCGGTGTTCTTTGATCTTCCATATTGGTCAAGTGTTGATGTAAGACATTGTATTGATTTGATGCATGTAGAGAAAAATGTTTGTGAAAGTCTAATTGGCACACTTCTTCACATTAATGGCAAGACAAAAGATGGGTTAAGTGCTCGTTTAGATTTGGCTGAAATGGGTATACGACAACAGTTAACTCCACAACAGATAGGTAACAAGACATATTTGCCTCCAGCATGTCACACTTTGTCTAAGAAAGAGAAAACAAGTTTTTGTGAGTGTTTACAAGGTATCAAAGTACCGCAAGGTTACTCATCAAAATCAAGAGACTTGGCTTAA